In Paenibacillus sp. BIC5C1, a genomic segment contains:
- a CDS encoding GNAT family N-acetyltransferase, translating to MDITFRESLEGIGIDQLSGNFFEGWPNPPSTATFLKLLENSYAVELAIDEETGNVVGFIQAISDGVLSAYIPLLEVLPEYQGNGIGTDLIKRMFNRLGDLYMIDLLCDNELQEFYEKQGMNKASGMVIRHYQNQAGAVNS from the coding sequence ATGGATATTACATTTCGTGAATCGCTTGAGGGAATAGGTATCGACCAACTTAGCGGGAATTTTTTTGAAGGTTGGCCAAACCCTCCATCTACGGCTACTTTCCTGAAGTTGCTGGAAAACTCCTATGCTGTCGAACTGGCAATTGATGAAGAAACCGGAAATGTGGTGGGCTTTATTCAAGCGATTTCAGATGGAGTTCTTAGTGCATATATTCCCTTATTGGAAGTGCTTCCAGAGTATCAGGGTAACGGGATCGGAACAGATCTCATCAAGCGTATGTTTAATCGTCTGGGTGATCTCTATATGATTGATCTTTTGTGCGATAACGAACTCCAGGAGTTCTATGAAAAACAGGGCATGAACAAAGCATCTGGCATGGTGATTCGTCATTATCAAAATCAGGCTGGAGCGGTAAATAGCTAA
- a CDS encoding S-layer homology domain-containing protein: MEKQMRLAGSKSKRNVLIVGLLTSALLAGTLLTNGTVGLVSTADAATSTNGAGTTASALTKFKDIKGHWAQATIVKAYDKNLISGYQDGTFRPNAKITRGEYATLLSRATSLEKVQGENPFADLKGHWSESAVTQLVGQGFINANDYPKGFNPNAELTRYEMMKWIANGLIKSGTSFQDAFDDTKNTLLPTPEVNRGTIRAEQIPYLALVRGTGIVGGFEDGSLKPADPTTRAEVSAILLRYMDVEGTDAGKYSDLNEMREVGTTGTNLTTISNYFYTKNSVTVSDLSKGDITLSNNSGILRLHRIIVVDVTKGTPKGVYSSLFIGPDSIQFPGSYMTFADISFTSNIEKSNLLAFSGGLDSALLRFNRMDVKHAEKNGFITIPEMSSNLIKKDVKKRFWTSSVLVAKGGSYYLKANNNDLVQIQNM; this comes from the coding sequence TTGGAGAAACAGATGAGATTAGCGGGGAGTAAGTCAAAAAGGAATGTGTTGATAGTCGGATTGTTGACGTCGGCTTTGCTGGCGGGAACGCTGCTGACTAATGGAACTGTGGGTCTGGTGTCTACTGCGGATGCTGCTACAAGCACGAATGGAGCGGGCACAACGGCTTCTGCGCTTACGAAGTTCAAAGATATCAAAGGGCACTGGGCACAAGCTACCATTGTCAAAGCCTATGATAAAAATCTAATTTCCGGCTACCAGGATGGTACGTTCCGCCCCAATGCCAAAATCACCCGTGGTGAGTATGCCACACTTCTCAGCCGTGCAACCAGCTTGGAAAAGGTACAAGGAGAGAATCCTTTTGCTGATCTCAAGGGACATTGGTCTGAATCAGCTGTGACACAGTTGGTGGGTCAAGGCTTCATTAACGCTAATGATTATCCCAAAGGATTTAATCCCAATGCCGAGCTGACACGCTATGAGATGATGAAATGGATAGCGAACGGACTAATCAAGTCCGGAACCAGTTTCCAGGATGCTTTTGACGATACCAAAAATACACTTCTACCTACCCCTGAAGTGAATCGGGGGACGATTCGTGCAGAGCAAATTCCTTATCTTGCACTTGTTCGCGGGACAGGCATTGTCGGTGGATTTGAGGATGGTTCCTTGAAGCCTGCTGATCCAACAACGCGAGCCGAAGTGTCTGCCATTTTGCTGCGTTATATGGATGTGGAGGGGACGGATGCAGGAAAGTACAGTGATCTGAATGAAATGCGCGAGGTAGGTACAACGGGAACGAATTTAACGACGATTAGTAATTATTTTTATACTAAAAATTCTGTTACTGTAAGTGATCTATCTAAGGGAGATATAACTCTCTCTAATAATTCTGGCATACTTCGACTGCATCGAATTATTGTAGTAGATGTTACGAAAGGCACGCCGAAAGGGGTTTACTCATCACTGTTTATTGGTCCCGATTCCATTCAGTTTCCAGGAAGCTACATGACATTTGCAGATATATCGTTTACATCCAATATAGAAAAATCGAATCTCTTAGCTTTTAGCGGTGGTCTAGACAGTGCATTGTTAAGATTTAATCGTATGGATGTTAAACATGCCGAAAAAAATGGATTCATAACTATTCCAGAGATGTCTAGTAATCTTATAAAGAAAGATGTTAAAAAACGTTTTTGGACTTCCTCTGTGCTCGTGGCAAAAGGTGGCTCTTATTATTTAAAAGCTAACAACAATGATTTAGTTCAAATTCAGAACATGTAG
- a CDS encoding DUF3891 family protein: MIVYEREHDFVLTAQHEHGLVAGEMASHWKTELLTDEAHREDLIFAAKEHDRGWIELDSAPFWNDYSQIPYSFRDFPLRPRFVFYRKGIEEVREKNLYAGLLCSMMYTDLFQNNLGANANDDEDIREYLNDEREHQLRWEQQLGGGEALKLRLKHDLEIMLFCDQLSLFLCMEEPGTPTARYDFFADGLGSTFDACSRQPIMAEWLSNEKVGLSFVPFDEDFTVVMPYKSVPKASIRKFGLLQAYRRAEWKERRVLITGMS, translated from the coding sequence ATGATCGTATATGAGAGAGAGCATGATTTTGTTTTGACCGCACAGCATGAGCATGGACTAGTAGCCGGAGAAATGGCTTCCCATTGGAAAACGGAATTGTTAACTGATGAAGCGCATCGAGAAGATCTGATTTTTGCCGCAAAAGAGCATGATCGGGGATGGATTGAGTTGGATTCTGCTCCATTCTGGAATGATTATAGTCAGATACCGTATTCGTTTCGTGATTTTCCATTGCGTCCACGATTTGTATTTTACCGTAAAGGTATTGAAGAAGTTCGGGAGAAAAACCTGTACGCCGGGTTGTTGTGCAGCATGATGTATACAGATTTGTTTCAAAACAACCTGGGTGCTAACGCAAATGATGATGAAGATATTAGGGAATATCTGAACGATGAACGGGAGCATCAGTTACGCTGGGAACAGCAGCTTGGTGGTGGTGAAGCGTTGAAGCTTAGGCTGAAACATGATTTGGAAATTATGCTTTTTTGTGATCAGCTCAGCCTTTTTCTTTGTATGGAGGAACCCGGAACACCTACTGCACGTTATGATTTTTTTGCGGATGGACTGGGCTCTACCTTCGATGCCTGTTCAAGGCAGCCCATTATGGCCGAGTGGCTTTCCAATGAGAAAGTAGGATTGTCTTTTGTGCCGTTTGATGAGGACTTTACAGTTGTTATGCCTTACAAATCGGTGCCGAAAGCAAGTATTCGCAAATTTGGTCTGCTGCAGGCTTATCGCCGTGCCGAGTGGAAAGAGCGCCGGGTGTTAATTACAGGCATGAGCTGA
- a CDS encoding right-handed parallel beta-helix repeat-containing protein, whose amino-acid sequence MDKDKTKYLNLYNGLTEDEIRSGELAANFTQIDEEIADRGIHITWNGADRTGVQGSSSALTSILTEDKDVIIIPQGVFLIDKNVIIPSDKQLVFQRNGRFRIKKGVTLTILGPIDARPYEWIFDVSLGGTVNGEFQTESVYPQWFGAKADGINNDAPAIQAAENFVFQRGGGIIVFPFGTYGIKNKIIKRSSVHWRGAQAKIKRIDNLDPIGAAFSLVYAEEDTFDWSIQALEFENIPHNVLLDKSIYHNFGPGRNNSCIDAYRCSEWIVRDCVFRKFSQGILYRGCETFTISNNRFYGESGKSIDSILEGTLISFSSYVYTGAIIFAFTSSAAEIRNAGNFLISDNYIEVPGLDIGIDALAQTWNENPSIVSENIILGPNCGIQIYKGSFHDPLNAPTYRGNIQVHNNRLYATWEQGIYIRYTNGVTVSHNYLERVAQKPGGDIGSSGGGIVTRVNPFNLNPHSPGPSDHVGVDILYNRIVNPGQDNQRLDGAIHIRLPNCRVIGNDIIRETNLYPRSLGKGILIDNGEGILQAEIRGNRIRGFEYGMFWAGTAKKHEDGEPCTIDGNTIRDCSTAIFLDPLRVVGIQIRANFIISANTGLILKRAPYSFIEDNHFHSCVAGVVLRSGNLASDYVTLKSGGEYTGVDTGMIAGGTVTVRNNDFLKVTIPHNVAETSQGDASFHGRCVCWEGDRVNGRILRVNDFNDAKQPVSYTAKVWHKHDRVYNTIYIKGKVYEKLCMNAGMYGRSPVIPIKGTISENSDVITKISSVRNIGLGQYLNVEGITVYVKEVNYTENSVYTDVVFLMNKSDVDIVMKEPTFMDLIIWT is encoded by the coding sequence ATGGATAAAGATAAAACCAAATATCTCAATCTTTATAATGGTTTAACTGAAGATGAAATTCGTAGTGGAGAATTAGCAGCAAACTTTACTCAGATTGATGAAGAAATCGCTGACCGTGGAATTCACATTACGTGGAATGGTGCTGATCGTACTGGAGTTCAAGGAAGTTCTTCTGCCTTAACTTCTATTCTGACTGAGGATAAAGATGTAATCATCATTCCACAAGGGGTCTTTCTAATAGATAAAAATGTAATTATTCCGTCGGATAAACAACTTGTATTTCAACGTAATGGAAGGTTTAGAATAAAAAAGGGTGTTACTTTAACTATTCTAGGACCTATTGATGCTAGACCGTACGAGTGGATTTTTGATGTTTCCTTAGGTGGGACTGTAAATGGAGAGTTTCAAACCGAGTCAGTTTATCCACAATGGTTTGGAGCTAAGGCTGATGGTATTAATAATGATGCTCCTGCAATACAGGCTGCTGAGAATTTCGTCTTTCAGAGGGGGGGCGGAATCATTGTATTTCCATTTGGAACATATGGGATTAAAAATAAAATTATTAAACGATCTAGTGTGCACTGGAGAGGGGCACAGGCTAAGATAAAGAGAATTGACAACCTTGATCCGATTGGAGCTGCGTTTTCGTTAGTTTATGCTGAAGAAGATACCTTTGATTGGTCTATTCAAGCTTTAGAATTCGAAAATATTCCCCACAATGTATTGTTGGATAAGTCTATCTATCATAATTTTGGACCGGGAAGAAACAATAGCTGTATTGACGCGTATCGCTGTTCAGAATGGATAGTTCGTGACTGTGTTTTTCGTAAATTTTCTCAGGGCATTTTATATCGGGGATGTGAGACTTTTACAATATCAAACAATCGATTTTATGGTGAGAGTGGCAAGAGTATTGACTCTATATTAGAGGGCACTTTAATCTCTTTTTCAAGCTATGTGTATACTGGTGCGATAATATTTGCTTTTACATCTTCTGCGGCTGAAATTCGAAACGCAGGCAATTTTTTGATTTCTGATAATTATATTGAAGTTCCTGGGCTGGATATAGGTATTGATGCCCTTGCCCAAACTTGGAATGAAAATCCTTCAATTGTTAGTGAAAATATAATACTAGGTCCTAATTGTGGTATTCAGATTTACAAAGGGAGTTTTCATGATCCTTTAAATGCGCCAACTTACCGAGGGAATATCCAAGTCCACAATAACCGATTATATGCAACTTGGGAGCAGGGAATTTATATTCGGTATACTAATGGCGTTACAGTCTCACATAACTATTTAGAAAGAGTTGCTCAAAAACCTGGTGGGGACATAGGTAGCTCTGGTGGAGGGATTGTAACTCGGGTTAACCCATTTAACCTAAATCCCCATTCACCGGGACCCTCCGATCATGTGGGTGTGGATATTCTATATAATCGTATTGTCAATCCAGGCCAAGACAATCAACGATTAGATGGAGCTATTCATATACGCTTACCTAATTGTCGAGTAATTGGTAATGACATTATACGAGAAACTAATTTATATCCCCGTTCGCTCGGTAAAGGAATTTTAATTGATAATGGAGAAGGGATTTTACAGGCAGAGATTCGTGGAAATCGAATTAGAGGATTTGAATATGGTATGTTCTGGGCAGGAACGGCTAAAAAGCATGAGGATGGCGAGCCATGTACCATTGACGGAAATACTATTAGAGACTGCTCAACAGCGATTTTTCTTGATCCTCTGAGGGTAGTTGGTATTCAGATTAGGGCGAATTTTATAATTAGTGCAAATACGGGATTGATACTAAAAAGAGCACCATATTCATTTATTGAAGATAATCATTTTCATTCGTGTGTGGCTGGGGTAGTACTGAGATCCGGAAATCTGGCAAGTGATTATGTTACTCTAAAATCAGGAGGCGAATACACCGGGGTAGACACTGGGATGATAGCAGGAGGAACTGTTACTGTTAGAAATAATGATTTTCTTAAGGTTACCATACCACATAATGTTGCAGAAACATCTCAAGGAGATGCTTCCTTTCATGGCCGATGTGTATGTTGGGAAGGGGATCGTGTGAATGGTCGTATTTTGCGTGTAAATGATTTTAACGACGCGAAACAACCTGTTTCCTACACAGCAAAGGTATGGCATAAACATGATCGAGTATATAACACGATTTATATAAAGGGAAAAGTATATGAGAAACTCTGTATGAACGCAGGCATGTATGGCCGATCTCCAGTCATTCCTATTAAAGGTACGATCTCTGAAAACTCTGATGTTATTACGAAAATTTCGAGTGTTCGAAATATTGGATTAGGTCAATATCTAAATGTAGAGGGAATTACTGTGTACGTAAAAGAAGTTAATTATACCGAAAATTCTGTTTATACAGATGTTGTTTTTCTTATGAATAAATCTGATGTAGACATCGTTATGAAAGAACCAACTTTCATGGATTTAATTATTTGGACTTGA
- a CDS encoding NUDIX domain-containing protein, translating into MGVYGLVTWEQKFLLVHKARGAYMGRWDLPGGRLEFGEQPETALHREIEEETGLSDLQLVIRSAESNVLEWVYKGEPEELHHIGILYDVYLTSESRPYEIKREPDGEDSLGAKWCTMEEVRALSLTPFAEHMISNFNRNLLGFEF; encoded by the coding sequence ATGGGAGTATACGGTTTAGTCACTTGGGAGCAAAAATTCCTGTTAGTTCATAAAGCAAGAGGAGCCTATATGGGGAGATGGGATTTGCCTGGAGGAAGGTTGGAATTTGGTGAGCAACCGGAGACCGCCCTTCATCGTGAGATTGAAGAGGAGACGGGACTTTCCGATCTACAATTGGTGATTCGTTCTGCGGAATCGAATGTTTTGGAGTGGGTGTACAAAGGCGAGCCGGAAGAGCTACACCATATTGGAATTCTATACGATGTATATTTGACAAGCGAAAGTCGGCCTTATGAGATCAAAAGGGAACCGGATGGCGAAGATTCACTGGGCGCAAAATGGTGTACTATGGAAGAGGTCAGAGCGTTATCGTTGACGCCATTTGCAGAGCATATGATTAGCAATTTTAATAGAAACCTACTTGGATTTGAATTTTAG
- a CDS encoding GNAT family N-acetyltransferase, producing MNMYEEKVEIGVKLSFRILDWEEEKPYELLLMADPSKAIVDEYLSRGVCFIAEYEGEMVGEFVLLKTRPETVEIVNIAVQEELQGQGVGKHMIKEAIEAARRLGGRTVEIGTGNSSFHQLKLYQRCGFRIIGVDRDFFVKHYEEEIIEDGIRCVDMIRLALDLDTVAEENKK from the coding sequence ATGAATATGTACGAGGAAAAGGTGGAGATTGGTGTGAAATTGTCGTTCCGGATTTTGGACTGGGAAGAAGAAAAACCTTATGAACTTTTATTAATGGCTGATCCGTCCAAAGCTATAGTTGACGAATATTTAAGTCGCGGTGTTTGCTTTATCGCTGAATATGAAGGAGAAATGGTAGGAGAGTTTGTTTTGCTGAAGACGCGTCCAGAAACGGTTGAGATTGTTAATATTGCCGTTCAGGAAGAATTACAGGGACAGGGTGTTGGCAAACACATGATCAAAGAAGCAATAGAGGCAGCACGCAGGCTCGGTGGTCGAACGGTAGAAATTGGGACAGGCAACTCAAGTTTTCATCAATTGAAGCTATATCAACGCTGTGGTTTTCGCATTATCGGGGTCGATCGGGATTTCTTTGTGAAACATTATGAAGAAGAGATTATAGAAGATGGTATTCGCTGCGTCGATATGATCCGTCTGGCTCTGGATCTGGATACCGTGGCAGAGGAGAACAAGAAGTGA
- a CDS encoding YybH family protein → MGYQHALEGYIAATNTHNFDEVSKWLSPDAVYWFTGTSCTTLNAIRAYFENAWDTVKDEVYRAEDVMWITTGEEQAVCIYTYHWKGMYQGEPASGKGRATNVFVAGINGEWKLIHEHLSAGE, encoded by the coding sequence ATGGGATACCAGCATGCGCTTGAAGGATACATTGCAGCGACCAATACACATAATTTTGATGAGGTAAGCAAATGGTTATCACCGGATGCCGTATATTGGTTTACCGGAACGTCTTGTACTACCCTTAACGCAATTCGGGCTTATTTCGAAAACGCTTGGGATACAGTCAAGGATGAGGTATATCGTGCAGAGGATGTCATGTGGATTACGACTGGCGAAGAGCAGGCGGTCTGTATTTACACCTATCACTGGAAAGGAATGTATCAAGGGGAACCGGCTTCCGGAAAAGGTCGGGCTACCAATGTATTTGTTGCAGGCATCAACGGAGAATGGAAATTAATCCATGAACATTTAAGTGCGGGTGAATAA
- the coaA gene encoding type I pantothenate kinase codes for MNLYSPYTEFNRKEWADLKKYQTTLPLTKAELEQLKGLNEEVSIQEVEDIYLPLTHFIDLYAGASRELNRLTASFLKKEAHHAPYIIGIGGSVAVGKSTTARLLQAMLARGKGNPKVDLVTTDGFLYPNAVLQEKGIMNRKGFPESYDIKSLIQFMGDVKSGKPEVMAPVYSHLAYDVIAGEENAICQPDILIIEGINVLQVKKETPLLVSDFFDFSIYIDAEEEHIRHWYIERFKLLRNTAFQNENSFFHSRFANLEEDEAVHTASQIWKDINAKNLHENILPTKGRARLILKKEADHSIQRIQLRKL; via the coding sequence ATGAATTTATACTCTCCTTACACCGAGTTTAACCGCAAGGAATGGGCTGACTTAAAGAAATATCAGACCACTCTTCCACTAACGAAAGCAGAATTGGAACAGCTAAAGGGATTAAATGAAGAGGTATCCATTCAAGAAGTTGAGGATATTTATTTACCTCTTACCCACTTTATTGACTTATATGCAGGAGCTTCACGAGAGCTGAATCGCTTAACGGCATCTTTTCTAAAAAAAGAAGCACATCACGCTCCCTACATTATCGGTATTGGGGGCAGTGTTGCCGTGGGCAAAAGTACAACTGCCCGCCTTCTTCAGGCTATGCTTGCAAGAGGGAAAGGAAATCCCAAGGTGGATCTGGTCACGACGGATGGTTTCCTGTATCCCAATGCCGTGCTGCAAGAGAAAGGCATCATGAACCGGAAGGGATTCCCGGAAAGCTACGATATCAAGTCACTGATTCAGTTCATGGGTGATGTCAAATCAGGCAAACCCGAAGTGATGGCTCCCGTATACTCCCATCTTGCCTACGACGTCATTGCAGGTGAAGAGAATGCCATATGTCAGCCGGATATCCTCATTATTGAAGGAATTAACGTGCTTCAGGTTAAAAAGGAAACCCCTCTGTTGGTCAGTGATTTTTTTGACTTCTCCATCTATATCGATGCGGAAGAGGAGCATATCCGTCACTGGTACATTGAGCGTTTCAAGCTGCTACGCAATACAGCGTTTCAGAATGAGAATTCCTTTTTCCACAGTCGTTTTGCCAATCTGGAAGAAGATGAAGCTGTTCATACAGCAAGTCAGATCTGGAAAGATATCAATGCCAAAAATCTGCACGAAAACATCCTTCCAACCAAAGGACGAGCCAGACTTATTCTGAAAAAAGAAGCGGACCATTCGATTCAGCGCATTCAATTGCGTAAGCTATAA
- a CDS encoding 8-oxo-dGTP diphosphatase: MDTKTEILTMCMVWDKQNDQVLLMNRPNQKGFPGYIAPGGKVDFPESIVDGAVREVKEETGLVVKEITYKGLDEFCDPEQGLRYMVFNYVATSYEGELLSEPPEGELLWVSLGQALELPMQDWFAERFPRFFQAGTFERSVIWEKSTGRTLKETFMLYSDSVLEQSEVK; encoded by the coding sequence ATGGACACTAAAACTGAGATTTTAACGATGTGTATGGTATGGGACAAACAAAATGACCAGGTACTATTAATGAATCGACCCAACCAAAAAGGATTTCCCGGATATATTGCTCCTGGAGGGAAAGTTGATTTTCCGGAAAGTATTGTGGATGGTGCCGTGCGAGAAGTTAAAGAGGAAACAGGACTTGTGGTGAAAGAAATTACATATAAAGGTCTTGATGAATTTTGTGATCCGGAACAAGGATTGCGTTATATGGTTTTCAACTACGTGGCTACTTCTTATGAGGGGGAGCTACTGAGCGAGCCGCCTGAAGGTGAACTGTTGTGGGTGTCTTTAGGTCAAGCGCTTGAACTGCCTATGCAGGACTGGTTTGCGGAACGTTTTCCGAGATTTTTTCAAGCAGGTACATTTGAGCGTAGTGTGATCTGGGAGAAGTCAACTGGACGTACACTGAAAGAGACGTTTATGTTGTATAGCGATTCGGTTCTTGAACAGAGTGAAGTTAAATAA